In a single window of the Desulfovibrio mangrovi genome:
- a CDS encoding PilZ domain-containing protein, translating to MKSSITVCFELPEALYKALNALAVEKGIVPEGVYVEALQAYFRENVARKSTERRRHQRVQVGAKAVAKVVGKEAGSLVVTGRILDVSLGGLRLECSELESLLGEGDMLEVVFSIPGIDMPVYFTCKVCSVLRGDLPELGCSFVGAAGGSLNLLKGYIG from the coding sequence GTGAAATCTAGTATTACAGTCTGCTTTGAGCTGCCTGAGGCTTTGTACAAGGCGTTGAATGCGCTTGCAGTTGAAAAAGGAATTGTTCCTGAGGGGGTGTATGTAGAGGCGTTGCAAGCATACTTTAGGGAGAATGTTGCTCGAAAGTCTACTGAGCGAAGACGCCATCAGCGCGTGCAGGTCGGGGCCAAAGCTGTTGCCAAGGTGGTGGGAAAGGAGGCCGGTTCCCTTGTGGTAACCGGGCGCATTCTCGATGTTTCCCTAGGGGGACTTAGGCTGGAATGTTCAGAGCTTGAGTCTTTGCTTGGCGAGGGGGACATGCTTGAAGTGGTTTTCAGCATTCCCGGCATTGATATGCCAGTTTACTTTACCTGTAAGGTGTGCAGCGTGCTTCGTGGTGATCTTCCCGAATTGGGGTGCTCGTTTGTCGGGGCTGCCGGGGGGAGCCTGAATCTGCTGAAAGGGTATATTGGCTAG
- a CDS encoding sigma-54-dependent transcriptional regulator, translating to MTKIILIDDRKEFCLAFGSMLNRMGYPCTPTHSLKDGLRKLQAQQTDIVFMDVHLPEGNALAHLDKITKSPGTPDVVVITANGDSDSASTAIHSGAWDYLVKPINFATLEQVVTRCLKHRDAKRTLLQQSAIDRGPIIGSSPKMEQALNRLCVVARSQGNVLLSGETGTGKELFAKAIHDNSTRADKPFIVVDCTNLPTTLTESILFGHEKGAFTDAKDASEGLFKQADGGTIFLDEVGDLDLSIQKSFLRVLQEHSFRPLKSVREIKSNFRLIAATNCDLRRMVEEGRFRRDLYYRLRTNTIELPPLRQRPEDIEPLARHFNEVLSAEQSIAPKRFAREFVQQLEHYTWPGNVRDLINAINHAITNSFDSNTLHPHHLPREIRAHYAMKLVKEQGNVASALNTDIAIPECVLRGDEFPSMKQVRKTIIEQMEAEYLYELLQRCKQDITLACETSGLSRARLYELLQKHGFSLKS from the coding sequence ATGACCAAGATTATACTTATTGATGATCGCAAAGAATTTTGCCTTGCTTTCGGCTCCATGTTGAACCGCATGGGATATCCTTGCACGCCAACCCACTCTCTCAAAGACGGACTCAGGAAGCTGCAAGCCCAACAGACAGATATTGTTTTTATGGATGTCCACCTGCCCGAAGGCAATGCGCTTGCCCATCTTGACAAAATAACAAAATCACCGGGCACGCCAGATGTTGTTGTCATTACCGCCAACGGCGACAGCGACAGCGCTTCCACCGCCATTCATTCCGGAGCATGGGACTATCTTGTCAAACCCATCAATTTTGCCACACTGGAACAAGTAGTAACACGCTGCCTGAAACACAGGGATGCTAAGCGTACGCTCCTGCAGCAGTCAGCAATTGATCGCGGCCCAATCATTGGATCCAGCCCGAAGATGGAACAAGCACTTAACCGACTATGTGTAGTCGCACGCTCACAAGGCAACGTGCTTCTTTCCGGTGAAACCGGAACAGGCAAGGAACTCTTCGCAAAAGCCATTCACGACAACAGCACAAGAGCAGATAAGCCTTTCATTGTTGTAGATTGCACCAACCTGCCAACAACCCTGACGGAGAGCATTCTCTTCGGCCATGAGAAAGGAGCTTTCACAGACGCCAAAGACGCCAGTGAAGGCCTTTTCAAACAAGCAGATGGTGGCACCATATTTCTGGATGAAGTTGGCGACCTGGATCTTTCAATCCAGAAATCATTTTTACGAGTCCTTCAGGAGCACTCTTTCAGACCGCTCAAATCTGTGCGTGAAATCAAGAGCAACTTCCGCCTCATTGCCGCAACAAACTGCGACCTACGCAGAATGGTTGAAGAGGGACGTTTTAGAAGAGATCTATACTATCGGTTACGGACAAATACCATCGAGCTCCCTCCCCTCAGACAACGCCCTGAGGATATAGAACCTTTAGCTCGCCACTTTAACGAAGTGCTAAGTGCAGAACAGAGCATAGCCCCAAAACGATTCGCACGTGAATTTGTTCAACAGCTGGAACACTACACCTGGCCAGGTAACGTACGAGACCTGATAAACGCCATCAACCATGCCATAACCAACTCATTTGACTCCAACACACTCCACCCCCACCACCTTCCTCGTGAAATCCGTGCGCATTACGCAATGAAACTTGTCAAGGAACAAGGAAATGTTGCAAGTGCACTTAACACAGACATCGCTATACCCGAATGCGTCCTGAGAGGGGATGAGTTCCCGTCGATGAAGCAAGTCCGCAAGACCATTATTGAACAGATGGAAGCTGAATATCTGTACGAACTACTCCAACGCTGCAAACAGGACATTACGCTTGCCTGCGAAACATCCGGCCTTTCTCGTGCCAGACTATACGAACTGCTGCAAAAACATGGATTCAGCTTGAAGAGTTAA